Proteins from a genomic interval of Cottoperca gobio chromosome 8, fCotGob3.1, whole genome shotgun sequence:
- the mrtfab gene encoding myocardin related transcription factor Ab isoform X2: MLEHLPCVRIDPAPLRPPPITRNMDERALRFELERQACQSLRQVLQLKLQQRRSREELINQGIMPPLKSSAGFHEQRRSLERARTEDYLKRKIRARPERSELIRMHILEETSAEPSLQAKQLQLKRARIADDLNDKISHRPGPMELIHKNILPVHSSIKQAIIETQFPKGSGDNSSCDEDSNYSLSPEQPVSQESPLGLLPLPSPPETLAGSSISSPTQVSPPAPAPALPPISGSSPSFKLSNGTTATPWQRTGATSQIKSQPKADRSAQRHKKPKDSKPKIKKLKYHQYIPPDQKGDKEPPPHLDSSYAKILQQQQLFLQLQILSQQQQHYNYHAILPAPPKPQTDQQPSSSSSNSTTTSSPTRPFTAPSNHSRQISAPLSGTKPVSLPPNLDEMKVAELKSELKLRSLPVSGTKNDLIERLKTYQELNGGGDTSSSPTAGGTTGPGAEGAGKSCKTAATATNNNTPQQQFQFQRHQTSSLIADAGNSAATLHQLMSRGGTVSPSNASLTPSDCSPGAMSPDDSSFNSDTLGEMMSSPLTHVSLQPCSAAQLATSIKEEPRCSTPTPCQFSLKPASLRKHCLVTTTTPAPVVTMDKDRMLQEKDKQIEELTRMLRQKQRLVEVLRMQLEHGSRGGAEPLVLVRVKQEPPDKPGVPLSFPPALSPVSCEMDVVKVTVKQEAIEVEDMVCETNMQLPDTHGLPQPLTQTQEAQEQIQLQLKPEQVSTQAKQQHVRLQQTTLQLAHQQAIQKLLLQQQRNIQNQQQIIQNRSQMPENLQKLSQQRKKKSHKQQLKQLQQQQQQLLQSQQQHQQSKQHQQQMQLKQQILLKQQKSFLQQQQQQQQTKQLQQIQIQTKIHLKQQQAPQQTPQVSQASFNQQSGSAPSFPLDLLKSNSTPTLVTDGNGNHFLIALTNHITENQRTDAPGSKATNHIALQRLQSTPAKLPGHNPVELPKADNHCKQSMHVGFLQQQEAKPQNGGLQVSAARPQQDVAQCLSAPPSLQPFFKDQEAAASGKHTLSPSSQTELCPSLDVLFIPLSPASIKTAASSPDNKDTEHEDDFIDIILQTGEMSTTFEPAPDLPLDSLNPHSSPPPSPLQLLLSPPIPPSCDTPHSASSVQSELQTFADTIEEKQHLGSAGGGRLEDFLESTTGKPLLGVEPGGLLTLIDDLHSQMLCTPSILDHPSSPLDTFDMAAEGEHGLDCMDWLDLTMEREREEETATLAPLCPQTPPSVFSTDFLDSCDLQIHWDSCL; this comes from the exons TTCTGCAGCTGAAGCTACAACAGAGAAGGTCCAGAGAAGAGTTGATCAACCAGGGGATCATGCCGC CCCTGAAAAGTTCAGCTGGCTTCCACGAACAGAGACGGAGCTTGGAGCGAGCGCGG acTGAGGACTATCTCAAGAGGAAGATCAGGGCACGACCGGAGCGCTCTGAACTGATCAGGATGCACATCCTGGAGG AGACGTCAGCAGAGCCGTCACTTCAGGCcaagcagctgcagctgaagaGAGCTCGCATTGCCGATGATTTGAACGATAAGATCTCCCACCGGCCGGGGCCCATGGAGCTGATCCACAAAAATATCCTGCCTGTTCACTCCAGCATTAAACAGGCCATCATAG agACACAGTTTCCAAAGGGTTCTGGTGATAACTCGTCATGTGATGAGGACAGCAATTACAGTCTGTCTCCAGAGCAGCCGGTGAGCCAGGAGTCTCCTCTGGGCCTGCTCCCTCTGCCCTCTCCACCAGAGACGCTGGCCGGGAGCAGCATCTCTTCTCCCACGCAG gtctctcctcctgctcctgctcctgctctccCGCCAATCTCTGGATCCTCTCCCTCATTCAAGCTGTCCAACGGGACAACGGCAACACCTTGGCAGAGGACAGGGGCGACGTCACAGATCAAG TCCCAGCCTAAAGCGGACCGCTCTGCACAGAGACACAAGAAACCCAAGGACAGCAAGCCAAAG ATTAAAAAGTTAAAGTACCATCAGTACATCCCTCCCGACCAGAAGGGAGATAAAGAGCCTCCTCCCCATCTGGACTCATCTTATGCCAAaatcctccagcagcagcagctcttcttGCAGCTCCAGATCctcagtcagcagcagcagcactataACTACCACGCCATCCTGCCTGCACCACCCAA ACCTCAGACAGATCAGCAgccatcttcctcttcctccaatTCCACGACGACCTCCTCCCCAACTCGACCTTTTACGGCCCCTTCAAACCACAGCCGTCAGATTTCTGCTCCTTTAAGTGGGACAAAACCAGTGTCTCTACCTCCAAACCTGGATGAAATGAAG GTCGCGGAACTGAAGTCCGAGTTGAAGCTGCGCAGCTTGCCAGTCTCTGGCACCAAAAACGACCTCATTGAGAGGCTGAAGACCTACCAGGAGCTGAACGGAGGCGGTgacacttcctcctctccaaCAGCAGGGGGTACCACAGGGCCGGGGGCCGAAGGAGCAGGAAAGTCCTGCAAAACTGCTGCAACcgccaccaacaacaacacaccacaacaacagtttcagtttcagcGCCATCAGACGTCCTCTCTGATCG CTGATGCAGGTAACAGTGCAGCCACTCTGCATCAGCTCATGAGCCGCGGTGGCACCGTCTCCCCCTCAAACGCCTCGCTCACGCCCTCTGATTGCTCGCCAGGCGCCATGAGCCCAGATGATAGCAGCTTTAACAGCGACACCCTGGGGGAAATG ATGAGTTCACCTCTCACGCATGTGAGCCTTCAGCCATGTTCAGCTGCTCAGCTTGCAACCAGCATTAAAGAAGAGCCCAGGTGTTCAACCCCGACACCTTGTCAGTTCTCATTAAAGCCGGCCTCTCTGCGCAAACATTGCCTGGTCACCACCACAACCCCAGCTCCAGTGGTGACTATGGACAAAGACAGGATGCTGCAGGAGAAAGACAAGCAGATTGAGGAGTTGACCAGGATGCTGAGGCAGAAACAGAGGCTGGTGGAGGTGCTGAGGATGCAGCTGGAGCacgggagcagaggaggagcggAGCCGCTGGTTCTTGTAAGAGTTAAACAAGAACCTCCCGATAAGCCCGGTGTCCCGCTCTCATTCCCCCCTGCACTGTCACCCGTTTCATGTGAGATGGATGTTGTCAAGGTAACTGTCAAACAGGAGGCCATCGAGGTAGAGGACATGGTGTGTGAGACAAATATGCAATTACCAGATACTCATGGATTACCGCAGCCTTTGACCCAAACTCAGGAGGCGCAGGAGCAGATTCAGCTCCAGCTCAAGCCGGAGCAGGTGAGCacacaagcaaaacaacaacacgtgCGTCTGCAGCAAACCACTCTGCAGCTAGCCCACCAACAGGCCATACAGAAACTTTTGCTACAGCAGCAGCGCAACATTCAGAACCAGCAGCAGATCATTCAGAACCGCAGTCAGATGCCGGAGAACCTGCAGAAACTTTCCcagcagagaaagaagaaatcTCACAAGCAGCAGCTCAAAcaactacagcagcagcagcagcaactgtTGCAgtcacaacagcagcaccaacagtcaaaacaacaccagcagcagatGCAGCTGAAGCAACAGATTCTACTGAAGCAGCAGAAGTCGTTtttacaacagcagcagcaacagcaacagacCAAACAGCTgcaacaaatccagatacagacCAAGATACATCTGAAGCAACAACAGGCGCCGCAGCAGACACCACAG GTGTCTCAAGCGTCCTTCAACCAGCAGTCAGGCTCCGCCCCCTCTTTCCCACTCGATCTCCTCAAGAGCAACTCCACCCCGACTCTGGTCACCGACGGCAACGGCAACCACTTTCTGATTGCACTGACCAATCACATCACTGAGAACCAAAGAACTGATGCACCTGGGAGCAAAGCAACCAATCACATCGCACTGCAG CGACTACAGTCTACTCCAGCCAAGCTCCCCGGCCACAACCCTGTTGAGCTGCCTAAAGCTGATAATCATTGCAAGCAGAGCATGCACGTGGGATTTTTGCAACAACAGGAGGCGAAG CCACAGAATGGGGGACTTCAGGTATCTGCAGCCCGGCCTCAGCAGGACGTTGCTCAGTGTTTGTCCGCACCTCCCAGTCTGCAGCCTTTCTTCAAGGACCAGGAGGCTGCTGCCTCAGGGAAACACACCTTATCACCTTCCTCTCAAACC gagTTGTGCCCGAGTCTGGATGTGTTGTTTATTCCTCTGTCTCCAGCTTCCATCAAGACAGCTGCCTCATCGCCTGATAACAAA GATACAGAGCATGAAGATGATTTTATTGACATCATTTTGCAGACAGGAG AAATGTCGACCACCTTCGAACCAGCACCTGACCTTCCTCTGGACAGTCTAAATCCACactcttctccccctccctccccactcCAGCTGTTGCTATCCCCCCCTATCCCACCCAGCTGTGACACCCCACACTCGGCCTCCTCGGTGCAGTCTGAGCTCCAGACTTTTGCCGACACCATAGAAGAGAAACAACACCTGGGTAGCGCCGGGGGTGGACGCCTGGAGGACTTTCTCGAAAGCACCACCGGTAAGCCTCTCCTGGGGGTGGAGCCTGGGGGCCTGTTGACTTTGATTGATGACCTCCACAGTCAAATGCTGTGCACCCCCAGCATCCTCGACCATCCTTCGTCTCCCCTGGATACCTTCGACATGGCAGCGGAGGGGGAGCACGGGCTGGACTGTATGGACTGGTTGGACCTCAccatggaaagagagagggaagaggagaccGCCACACTGGCCCCACTGTGCCCCCAAACACCCCCGAGTGTCTTTTCCACGGACTTCCTGGACAGCTGTGACCTGCAGATACACTGGGACTCCTGCCTATAG
- the mrtfab gene encoding myocardin related transcription factor Ab isoform X1: METKFGARLIAGAFIPSPQSDSVTNELQELSLQPAPNLLPVRERKDVLQLKLQQRRSREELINQGIMPPLKSSAGFHEQRRSLERARTEDYLKRKIRARPERSELIRMHILEETSAEPSLQAKQLQLKRARIADDLNDKISHRPGPMELIHKNILPVHSSIKQAIIETQFPKGSGDNSSCDEDSNYSLSPEQPVSQESPLGLLPLPSPPETLAGSSISSPTQVSPPAPAPALPPISGSSPSFKLSNGTTATPWQRTGATSQIKSQPKADRSAQRHKKPKDSKPKIKKLKYHQYIPPDQKGDKEPPPHLDSSYAKILQQQQLFLQLQILSQQQQHYNYHAILPAPPKPQTDQQPSSSSSNSTTTSSPTRPFTAPSNHSRQISAPLSGTKPVSLPPNLDEMKVAELKSELKLRSLPVSGTKNDLIERLKTYQELNGGGDTSSSPTAGGTTGPGAEGAGKSCKTAATATNNNTPQQQFQFQRHQTSSLIADAGNSAATLHQLMSRGGTVSPSNASLTPSDCSPGAMSPDDSSFNSDTLGEMMSSPLTHVSLQPCSAAQLATSIKEEPRCSTPTPCQFSLKPASLRKHCLVTTTTPAPVVTMDKDRMLQEKDKQIEELTRMLRQKQRLVEVLRMQLEHGSRGGAEPLVLVRVKQEPPDKPGVPLSFPPALSPVSCEMDVVKVTVKQEAIEVEDMVCETNMQLPDTHGLPQPLTQTQEAQEQIQLQLKPEQVSTQAKQQHVRLQQTTLQLAHQQAIQKLLLQQQRNIQNQQQIIQNRSQMPENLQKLSQQRKKKSHKQQLKQLQQQQQQLLQSQQQHQQSKQHQQQMQLKQQILLKQQKSFLQQQQQQQQTKQLQQIQIQTKIHLKQQQAPQQTPQVSQASFNQQSGSAPSFPLDLLKSNSTPTLVTDGNGNHFLIALTNHITENQRTDAPGSKATNHIALQRLQSTPAKLPGHNPVELPKADNHCKQSMHVGFLQQQEAKPQNGGLQVSAARPQQDVAQCLSAPPSLQPFFKDQEAAASGKHTLSPSSQTELCPSLDVLFIPLSPASIKTAASSPDNKDTEHEDDFIDIILQTGEMSTTFEPAPDLPLDSLNPHSSPPPSPLQLLLSPPIPPSCDTPHSASSVQSELQTFADTIEEKQHLGSAGGGRLEDFLESTTGKPLLGVEPGGLLTLIDDLHSQMLCTPSILDHPSSPLDTFDMAAEGEHGLDCMDWLDLTMEREREEETATLAPLCPQTPPSVFSTDFLDSCDLQIHWDSCL; this comes from the exons TTCTGCAGCTGAAGCTACAACAGAGAAGGTCCAGAGAAGAGTTGATCAACCAGGGGATCATGCCGC CCCTGAAAAGTTCAGCTGGCTTCCACGAACAGAGACGGAGCTTGGAGCGAGCGCGG acTGAGGACTATCTCAAGAGGAAGATCAGGGCACGACCGGAGCGCTCTGAACTGATCAGGATGCACATCCTGGAGG AGACGTCAGCAGAGCCGTCACTTCAGGCcaagcagctgcagctgaagaGAGCTCGCATTGCCGATGATTTGAACGATAAGATCTCCCACCGGCCGGGGCCCATGGAGCTGATCCACAAAAATATCCTGCCTGTTCACTCCAGCATTAAACAGGCCATCATAG agACACAGTTTCCAAAGGGTTCTGGTGATAACTCGTCATGTGATGAGGACAGCAATTACAGTCTGTCTCCAGAGCAGCCGGTGAGCCAGGAGTCTCCTCTGGGCCTGCTCCCTCTGCCCTCTCCACCAGAGACGCTGGCCGGGAGCAGCATCTCTTCTCCCACGCAG gtctctcctcctgctcctgctcctgctctccCGCCAATCTCTGGATCCTCTCCCTCATTCAAGCTGTCCAACGGGACAACGGCAACACCTTGGCAGAGGACAGGGGCGACGTCACAGATCAAG TCCCAGCCTAAAGCGGACCGCTCTGCACAGAGACACAAGAAACCCAAGGACAGCAAGCCAAAG ATTAAAAAGTTAAAGTACCATCAGTACATCCCTCCCGACCAGAAGGGAGATAAAGAGCCTCCTCCCCATCTGGACTCATCTTATGCCAAaatcctccagcagcagcagctcttcttGCAGCTCCAGATCctcagtcagcagcagcagcactataACTACCACGCCATCCTGCCTGCACCACCCAA ACCTCAGACAGATCAGCAgccatcttcctcttcctccaatTCCACGACGACCTCCTCCCCAACTCGACCTTTTACGGCCCCTTCAAACCACAGCCGTCAGATTTCTGCTCCTTTAAGTGGGACAAAACCAGTGTCTCTACCTCCAAACCTGGATGAAATGAAG GTCGCGGAACTGAAGTCCGAGTTGAAGCTGCGCAGCTTGCCAGTCTCTGGCACCAAAAACGACCTCATTGAGAGGCTGAAGACCTACCAGGAGCTGAACGGAGGCGGTgacacttcctcctctccaaCAGCAGGGGGTACCACAGGGCCGGGGGCCGAAGGAGCAGGAAAGTCCTGCAAAACTGCTGCAACcgccaccaacaacaacacaccacaacaacagtttcagtttcagcGCCATCAGACGTCCTCTCTGATCG CTGATGCAGGTAACAGTGCAGCCACTCTGCATCAGCTCATGAGCCGCGGTGGCACCGTCTCCCCCTCAAACGCCTCGCTCACGCCCTCTGATTGCTCGCCAGGCGCCATGAGCCCAGATGATAGCAGCTTTAACAGCGACACCCTGGGGGAAATG ATGAGTTCACCTCTCACGCATGTGAGCCTTCAGCCATGTTCAGCTGCTCAGCTTGCAACCAGCATTAAAGAAGAGCCCAGGTGTTCAACCCCGACACCTTGTCAGTTCTCATTAAAGCCGGCCTCTCTGCGCAAACATTGCCTGGTCACCACCACAACCCCAGCTCCAGTGGTGACTATGGACAAAGACAGGATGCTGCAGGAGAAAGACAAGCAGATTGAGGAGTTGACCAGGATGCTGAGGCAGAAACAGAGGCTGGTGGAGGTGCTGAGGATGCAGCTGGAGCacgggagcagaggaggagcggAGCCGCTGGTTCTTGTAAGAGTTAAACAAGAACCTCCCGATAAGCCCGGTGTCCCGCTCTCATTCCCCCCTGCACTGTCACCCGTTTCATGTGAGATGGATGTTGTCAAGGTAACTGTCAAACAGGAGGCCATCGAGGTAGAGGACATGGTGTGTGAGACAAATATGCAATTACCAGATACTCATGGATTACCGCAGCCTTTGACCCAAACTCAGGAGGCGCAGGAGCAGATTCAGCTCCAGCTCAAGCCGGAGCAGGTGAGCacacaagcaaaacaacaacacgtgCGTCTGCAGCAAACCACTCTGCAGCTAGCCCACCAACAGGCCATACAGAAACTTTTGCTACAGCAGCAGCGCAACATTCAGAACCAGCAGCAGATCATTCAGAACCGCAGTCAGATGCCGGAGAACCTGCAGAAACTTTCCcagcagagaaagaagaaatcTCACAAGCAGCAGCTCAAAcaactacagcagcagcagcagcaactgtTGCAgtcacaacagcagcaccaacagtcaaaacaacaccagcagcagatGCAGCTGAAGCAACAGATTCTACTGAAGCAGCAGAAGTCGTTtttacaacagcagcagcaacagcaacagacCAAACAGCTgcaacaaatccagatacagacCAAGATACATCTGAAGCAACAACAGGCGCCGCAGCAGACACCACAG GTGTCTCAAGCGTCCTTCAACCAGCAGTCAGGCTCCGCCCCCTCTTTCCCACTCGATCTCCTCAAGAGCAACTCCACCCCGACTCTGGTCACCGACGGCAACGGCAACCACTTTCTGATTGCACTGACCAATCACATCACTGAGAACCAAAGAACTGATGCACCTGGGAGCAAAGCAACCAATCACATCGCACTGCAG CGACTACAGTCTACTCCAGCCAAGCTCCCCGGCCACAACCCTGTTGAGCTGCCTAAAGCTGATAATCATTGCAAGCAGAGCATGCACGTGGGATTTTTGCAACAACAGGAGGCGAAG CCACAGAATGGGGGACTTCAGGTATCTGCAGCCCGGCCTCAGCAGGACGTTGCTCAGTGTTTGTCCGCACCTCCCAGTCTGCAGCCTTTCTTCAAGGACCAGGAGGCTGCTGCCTCAGGGAAACACACCTTATCACCTTCCTCTCAAACC gagTTGTGCCCGAGTCTGGATGTGTTGTTTATTCCTCTGTCTCCAGCTTCCATCAAGACAGCTGCCTCATCGCCTGATAACAAA GATACAGAGCATGAAGATGATTTTATTGACATCATTTTGCAGACAGGAG AAATGTCGACCACCTTCGAACCAGCACCTGACCTTCCTCTGGACAGTCTAAATCCACactcttctccccctccctccccactcCAGCTGTTGCTATCCCCCCCTATCCCACCCAGCTGTGACACCCCACACTCGGCCTCCTCGGTGCAGTCTGAGCTCCAGACTTTTGCCGACACCATAGAAGAGAAACAACACCTGGGTAGCGCCGGGGGTGGACGCCTGGAGGACTTTCTCGAAAGCACCACCGGTAAGCCTCTCCTGGGGGTGGAGCCTGGGGGCCTGTTGACTTTGATTGATGACCTCCACAGTCAAATGCTGTGCACCCCCAGCATCCTCGACCATCCTTCGTCTCCCCTGGATACCTTCGACATGGCAGCGGAGGGGGAGCACGGGCTGGACTGTATGGACTGGTTGGACCTCAccatggaaagagagagggaagaggagaccGCCACACTGGCCCCACTGTGCCCCCAAACACCCCCGAGTGTCTTTTCCACGGACTTCCTGGACAGCTGTGACCTGCAGATACACTGGGACTCCTGCCTATAG
- the mrtfab gene encoding myocardin related transcription factor Ab isoform X3, with protein sequence METKFGARLIAGAFIPSPQSDSVTNELQELSLQPAPNLLPVRERKDVLQLKLQQRRSREELINQGIMPPLKSSAGFHEQRRSLERARTEDYLKRKIRARPERSELIRMHILEETSAEPSLQAKQLQLKRARIADDLNDKISHRPGPMELIHKNILPVHSSIKQAIIETQFPKGSGDNSSCDEDSNYSLSPEQPVSQESPLGLLPLPSPPETLAGSSISSPTQVSPPAPAPALPPISGSSPSFKLSNGTTATPWQRTGATSQIKSQPKADRSAQRHKKPKDSKPKIKKLKYHQYIPPDQKGDKEPPPHLDSSYAKILQQQQLFLQLQILSQQQQHYNYHAILPAPPKPQTDQQPSSSSSNSTTTSSPTRPFTAPSNHSRQISAPLSGTKPVSLPPNLDEMKVAELKSELKLRSLPVSGTKNDLIERLKTYQELNGGGDTSSSPTAGGTTGPGAEGAGKSCKTAATATNNNTPQQQFQFQRHQTSSLIADAGNSAATLHQLMSRGGTVSPSNASLTPSDCSPGAMSPDDSSFNSDTLGEMMSSPLTHVSLQPCSAAQLATSIKEEPRCSTPTPCQFSLKPASLRKHCLVTTTTPAPVVTMDKDRMLQEKDKQIEELTRMLRQKQRLVEVLRMQLEHGSRGGAEPLVLVRVKQEPPDKPGVPLSFPPALSPVSCEMDVVKVTVKQEAIEVEDMVCETNMQLPDTHGLPQPLTQTQEAQEQIQLQLKPEQVSTQAKQQHVRLQQTTLQLAHQQAIQKLLLQQQRNIQNQQQIIQNRSQMPENLQKLSQQRKKKSHKQQLKQLQQQQQQLLQSQQQHQQSKQHQQQMQLKQQILLKQQKSFLQQQQQQQQTKQLQQIQIQTKIHLKQQQAPQQTPQVSQASFNQQSGSAPSFPLDLLKSNSTPTLVTDGNGNHFLIALTNHITENQRTDAPGSKATNHIALQRLQSTPAKLPGHNPVELPKADNHCKQSMHVGFLQQQEAKPQNGGLQVSAARPQQDVAQCLSAPPSLQPFFKDQEAAASGKHTLSPSSQTELCPSLDVLFIPLSPASIKTAASSPDNKTGEMSTTFEPAPDLPLDSLNPHSSPPPSPLQLLLSPPIPPSCDTPHSASSVQSELQTFADTIEEKQHLGSAGGGRLEDFLESTTGKPLLGVEPGGLLTLIDDLHSQMLCTPSILDHPSSPLDTFDMAAEGEHGLDCMDWLDLTMEREREEETATLAPLCPQTPPSVFSTDFLDSCDLQIHWDSCL encoded by the exons TTCTGCAGCTGAAGCTACAACAGAGAAGGTCCAGAGAAGAGTTGATCAACCAGGGGATCATGCCGC CCCTGAAAAGTTCAGCTGGCTTCCACGAACAGAGACGGAGCTTGGAGCGAGCGCGG acTGAGGACTATCTCAAGAGGAAGATCAGGGCACGACCGGAGCGCTCTGAACTGATCAGGATGCACATCCTGGAGG AGACGTCAGCAGAGCCGTCACTTCAGGCcaagcagctgcagctgaagaGAGCTCGCATTGCCGATGATTTGAACGATAAGATCTCCCACCGGCCGGGGCCCATGGAGCTGATCCACAAAAATATCCTGCCTGTTCACTCCAGCATTAAACAGGCCATCATAG agACACAGTTTCCAAAGGGTTCTGGTGATAACTCGTCATGTGATGAGGACAGCAATTACAGTCTGTCTCCAGAGCAGCCGGTGAGCCAGGAGTCTCCTCTGGGCCTGCTCCCTCTGCCCTCTCCACCAGAGACGCTGGCCGGGAGCAGCATCTCTTCTCCCACGCAG gtctctcctcctgctcctgctcctgctctccCGCCAATCTCTGGATCCTCTCCCTCATTCAAGCTGTCCAACGGGACAACGGCAACACCTTGGCAGAGGACAGGGGCGACGTCACAGATCAAG TCCCAGCCTAAAGCGGACCGCTCTGCACAGAGACACAAGAAACCCAAGGACAGCAAGCCAAAG ATTAAAAAGTTAAAGTACCATCAGTACATCCCTCCCGACCAGAAGGGAGATAAAGAGCCTCCTCCCCATCTGGACTCATCTTATGCCAAaatcctccagcagcagcagctcttcttGCAGCTCCAGATCctcagtcagcagcagcagcactataACTACCACGCCATCCTGCCTGCACCACCCAA ACCTCAGACAGATCAGCAgccatcttcctcttcctccaatTCCACGACGACCTCCTCCCCAACTCGACCTTTTACGGCCCCTTCAAACCACAGCCGTCAGATTTCTGCTCCTTTAAGTGGGACAAAACCAGTGTCTCTACCTCCAAACCTGGATGAAATGAAG GTCGCGGAACTGAAGTCCGAGTTGAAGCTGCGCAGCTTGCCAGTCTCTGGCACCAAAAACGACCTCATTGAGAGGCTGAAGACCTACCAGGAGCTGAACGGAGGCGGTgacacttcctcctctccaaCAGCAGGGGGTACCACAGGGCCGGGGGCCGAAGGAGCAGGAAAGTCCTGCAAAACTGCTGCAACcgccaccaacaacaacacaccacaacaacagtttcagtttcagcGCCATCAGACGTCCTCTCTGATCG CTGATGCAGGTAACAGTGCAGCCACTCTGCATCAGCTCATGAGCCGCGGTGGCACCGTCTCCCCCTCAAACGCCTCGCTCACGCCCTCTGATTGCTCGCCAGGCGCCATGAGCCCAGATGATAGCAGCTTTAACAGCGACACCCTGGGGGAAATG ATGAGTTCACCTCTCACGCATGTGAGCCTTCAGCCATGTTCAGCTGCTCAGCTTGCAACCAGCATTAAAGAAGAGCCCAGGTGTTCAACCCCGACACCTTGTCAGTTCTCATTAAAGCCGGCCTCTCTGCGCAAACATTGCCTGGTCACCACCACAACCCCAGCTCCAGTGGTGACTATGGACAAAGACAGGATGCTGCAGGAGAAAGACAAGCAGATTGAGGAGTTGACCAGGATGCTGAGGCAGAAACAGAGGCTGGTGGAGGTGCTGAGGATGCAGCTGGAGCacgggagcagaggaggagcggAGCCGCTGGTTCTTGTAAGAGTTAAACAAGAACCTCCCGATAAGCCCGGTGTCCCGCTCTCATTCCCCCCTGCACTGTCACCCGTTTCATGTGAGATGGATGTTGTCAAGGTAACTGTCAAACAGGAGGCCATCGAGGTAGAGGACATGGTGTGTGAGACAAATATGCAATTACCAGATACTCATGGATTACCGCAGCCTTTGACCCAAACTCAGGAGGCGCAGGAGCAGATTCAGCTCCAGCTCAAGCCGGAGCAGGTGAGCacacaagcaaaacaacaacacgtgCGTCTGCAGCAAACCACTCTGCAGCTAGCCCACCAACAGGCCATACAGAAACTTTTGCTACAGCAGCAGCGCAACATTCAGAACCAGCAGCAGATCATTCAGAACCGCAGTCAGATGCCGGAGAACCTGCAGAAACTTTCCcagcagagaaagaagaaatcTCACAAGCAGCAGCTCAAAcaactacagcagcagcagcagcaactgtTGCAgtcacaacagcagcaccaacagtcaaaacaacaccagcagcagatGCAGCTGAAGCAACAGATTCTACTGAAGCAGCAGAAGTCGTTtttacaacagcagcagcaacagcaacagacCAAACAGCTgcaacaaatccagatacagacCAAGATACATCTGAAGCAACAACAGGCGCCGCAGCAGACACCACAG GTGTCTCAAGCGTCCTTCAACCAGCAGTCAGGCTCCGCCCCCTCTTTCCCACTCGATCTCCTCAAGAGCAACTCCACCCCGACTCTGGTCACCGACGGCAACGGCAACCACTTTCTGATTGCACTGACCAATCACATCACTGAGAACCAAAGAACTGATGCACCTGGGAGCAAAGCAACCAATCACATCGCACTGCAG CGACTACAGTCTACTCCAGCCAAGCTCCCCGGCCACAACCCTGTTGAGCTGCCTAAAGCTGATAATCATTGCAAGCAGAGCATGCACGTGGGATTTTTGCAACAACAGGAGGCGAAG CCACAGAATGGGGGACTTCAGGTATCTGCAGCCCGGCCTCAGCAGGACGTTGCTCAGTGTTTGTCCGCACCTCCCAGTCTGCAGCCTTTCTTCAAGGACCAGGAGGCTGCTGCCTCAGGGAAACACACCTTATCACCTTCCTCTCAAACC gagTTGTGCCCGAGTCTGGATGTGTTGTTTATTCCTCTGTCTCCAGCTTCCATCAAGACAGCTGCCTCATCGCCTGATAACAAA ACAGGAG AAATGTCGACCACCTTCGAACCAGCACCTGACCTTCCTCTGGACAGTCTAAATCCACactcttctccccctccctccccactcCAGCTGTTGCTATCCCCCCCTATCCCACCCAGCTGTGACACCCCACACTCGGCCTCCTCGGTGCAGTCTGAGCTCCAGACTTTTGCCGACACCATAGAAGAGAAACAACACCTGGGTAGCGCCGGGGGTGGACGCCTGGAGGACTTTCTCGAAAGCACCACCGGTAAGCCTCTCCTGGGGGTGGAGCCTGGGGGCCTGTTGACTTTGATTGATGACCTCCACAGTCAAATGCTGTGCACCCCCAGCATCCTCGACCATCCTTCGTCTCCCCTGGATACCTTCGACATGGCAGCGGAGGGGGAGCACGGGCTGGACTGTATGGACTGGTTGGACCTCAccatggaaagagagagggaagaggagaccGCCACACTGGCCCCACTGTGCCCCCAAACACCCCCGAGTGTCTTTTCCACGGACTTCCTGGACAGCTGTGACCTGCAGATACACTGGGACTCCTGCCTATAG